A stretch of the Enterobacteriaceae bacterium ESL0689 genome encodes the following:
- the nudF gene encoding ADP-ribose diphosphatase, which translates to MRNLNQPGVTFTKDDVEIIAREPLYRGFFSLDRYRFRHRLFNGGWSGEVRREVFYSDNAAALLPFDPRRDEVVLIEQIRIAAYDVADTPWQLEIIAGKKEAGETPEEVVRREAEEEAGIKVARVKPVISYLSSPGGLHERLSILVGEVDATTAKGVHGLAEEHEDIRVHVVSRACAYQWLEEGKIDNAAAVIALQWLQLHYHQLQAEWMK; encoded by the coding sequence ATGCGTAATCTTAATCAGCCTGGCGTTACCTTTACGAAAGATGATGTAGAAATTATTGCACGCGAACCATTGTATCGTGGTTTTTTTTCACTGGATCGATACCGTTTTCGCCATCGTTTGTTTAATGGTGGCTGGAGCGGTGAAGTCAGGCGCGAAGTTTTTTACAGTGATAATGCGGCCGCTTTGCTCCCTTTTGACCCACGACGTGACGAAGTGGTCCTAATCGAACAGATTCGGATCGCCGCGTATGATGTCGCTGACACCCCCTGGCAACTGGAAATTATTGCCGGAAAAAAAGAAGCGGGCGAGACCCCTGAAGAGGTCGTGCGCCGTGAAGCGGAAGAGGAAGCTGGTATCAAAGTGGCGCGCGTCAAACCGGTTATCAGTTATCTTTCAAGCCCGGGTGGTCTTCATGAACGGTTATCTATCCTGGTGGGCGAAGTGGACGCAACAACCGCCAAAGGGGTTCACGGTCTCGCCGAAGAGCATGAAGATATCCGCGTTCATGTGGTGAGCCGGGCGTGTGCTTATCAGTGGCTCGAAGAGGGCAAAATTGACAATGCCGCCGCCGTCATCGCCTTGCAATGGCTACAATTGCACTATCATCAATTACAGGCTGAGTGGATGAAATGA
- a CDS encoding DUF1190 family protein, translating to MKRTKNINHSAFRKYWGARHLTPVALAIAATFTLAGCEKSDETVSLYQNAEDCSAANPDKRAECTTAFNAAEQEAARTAPKYDTHEDCIAEFGEGQCRQEYQRHGGSIWMPLMAGYMMARMTGGGFGAQQPLFTSKTPTSPAYGQYTDASGRSYGAAQPGRTINVPKSAMAPKPTTTRTITRGGFGQSVTQQAAMQRHAASSKSSSRHSTGG from the coding sequence ATGAAACGGACAAAAAATATTAACCATTCTGCTTTCCGCAAGTATTGGGGAGCACGCCATCTGACCCCAGTTGCCCTTGCCATAGCCGCGACCTTCACGCTCGCCGGATGTGAAAAATCTGATGAAACAGTATCTCTGTATCAAAACGCAGAGGACTGCTCGGCCGCTAACCCGGATAAACGCGCAGAATGTACGACAGCATTCAACGCCGCTGAACAGGAAGCCGCCCGTACCGCACCTAAATATGACACCCATGAAGACTGCATTGCTGAATTTGGTGAAGGCCAGTGTCGTCAGGAATATCAGAGACACGGAGGCAGTATCTGGATGCCACTGATGGCAGGATATATGATGGCGCGGATGACCGGCGGTGGCTTTGGTGCACAACAACCGTTGTTCACCTCAAAGACCCCGACGAGTCCCGCCTATGGCCAGTATACGGATGCCAGTGGGAGGAGCTACGGCGCTGCGCAGCCAGGCCGGACAATCAATGTGCCCAAGAGCGCCATGGCGCCTAAACCGACAACCACCCGTACTATCACCCGTGGCGGTTTTGGTCAGAGCGTAACACAACAGGCGGCTATGCAGCGCCACGCCGCGAGTTCTAAATCATCATCAAGACATTCTACGGGTGGCTAA
- a CDS encoding glutathionylspermidine synthase family protein: protein MERITIAERPDWREKATEYGFNFHTLYGEPYWSEEAYYKFTLPQVEKLEEVTAELHQMCLQVVEKVVASDALMTRFCIPEHSWNFVRHAWQTRQPSLYSRLDLAWDGTGEPKLLENNADTPTSLYEAAFFQWIWLEDQLNAGLLPPGSDQFNSLQEKLIDRFTILREQFGFPQLHVACCRDSEEDRGTVQYLQDCAAEAGISTDFLYIDDIGLGEKGQFTDLQDQVISNLFKLYPWEYMLRDIFSTKLDDAGVRWLEPAWKCILSNKALLPLLWEMFPHHPNLLPAYFYDDTSPHMDKYVVKPLFSREGANVSIIEKGHVVETVEGPYGEEGMIRQQFHPLPQFGDSYTLIGSWLVDDQPAGIGIREDRALITQDLSRFYPHIFVE, encoded by the coding sequence ATGGAAAGAATCACTATTGCCGAACGCCCGGACTGGCGCGAAAAGGCAACTGAATATGGCTTCAACTTTCATACTCTGTATGGCGAACCCTACTGGAGTGAAGAAGCCTATTATAAATTCACCCTGCCACAGGTTGAAAAGCTGGAGGAGGTCACGGCTGAACTTCACCAGATGTGCCTGCAGGTGGTGGAGAAAGTCGTTGCCAGCGATGCGCTGATGACCCGATTTTGTATTCCAGAGCATAGCTGGAATTTCGTCCGCCATGCCTGGCAAACCCGGCAACCGTCACTCTATTCGCGCCTTGATCTTGCCTGGGATGGGACAGGAGAGCCCAAACTACTGGAAAACAATGCGGATACGCCCACCTCGTTATACGAAGCGGCTTTCTTTCAGTGGATCTGGCTGGAAGATCAGCTCAATGCCGGTTTATTACCGCCAGGCAGCGATCAATTCAACAGCCTGCAGGAAAAATTAATTGACCGTTTTACGATATTACGCGAGCAGTTTGGTTTCCCGCAACTGCATGTCGCCTGTTGTCGTGACAGTGAAGAAGATCGCGGCACGGTTCAGTATCTCCAGGATTGCGCGGCAGAAGCCGGGATCAGCACAGATTTTCTCTATATAGACGATATCGGCCTGGGCGAGAAAGGTCAGTTTACCGATCTGCAGGATCAGGTGATCAGCAATCTGTTTAAGCTCTATCCGTGGGAATATATGCTACGCGATATATTTTCTACCAAACTGGACGATGCTGGTGTTCGCTGGCTGGAACCCGCCTGGAAGTGTATTCTTTCTAATAAGGCGCTGCTGCCCCTGCTCTGGGAAATGTTTCCTCATCATCCGAATCTGCTGCCGGCCTATTTTTATGATGATACCTCTCCTCATATGGATAAGTACGTTGTCAAGCCGCTTTTCTCCCGTGAAGGGGCGAATGTTTCGATCATCGAAAAAGGTCACGTTGTGGAAACGGTCGAAGGCCCCTATGGTGAAGAGGGCATGATCCGGCAGCAATTCCACCCGTTACCTCAGTTTGGTGATAGTTATACGCTAATCGGTAGCTGGCTGGTGGACGATCAACCGGCAGGTATTGGTATTCGTGAAGATCGGGCATTGATTACTCAGGATCTCTCGCGCTTCTATCCCCATATTTTTGTCGAATAA
- the ribB gene encoding 3,4-dihydroxy-2-butanone-4-phosphate synthase, which yields MNQSLFSTFGTAFERVQRACDALREGRGVIVLDDENRENEGDMVFAAENMTVEQMALTIRHGSGIVCLCLTDQRRQQLDLPMMVEHNTSAYGTGFTVTIEAAAGVTTGVSASDRVTTIRAAIADDARPSDLNRPGHVFPLRAQPGGVLVRGGHTEATIDLMTLAGLKPAGVLCELTNDDGSMARAPQCVAFARQHNMPVVTIADLIAWRRQHEQQAS from the coding sequence ATGAATCAGTCGCTTTTTTCCACATTCGGTACTGCTTTTGAACGTGTACAACGTGCCTGCGATGCGCTGCGCGAAGGGCGTGGCGTGATAGTCCTTGATGATGAAAACCGCGAAAATGAAGGTGATATGGTTTTTGCGGCCGAAAATATGACCGTCGAACAGATGGCGCTGACCATTCGTCACGGCAGTGGCATTGTGTGTTTGTGCCTGACCGACCAGCGTCGTCAGCAGCTTGATCTGCCGATGATGGTCGAGCATAACACCAGCGCATATGGCACGGGATTTACGGTCACTATAGAAGCTGCAGCGGGTGTCACCACGGGTGTTTCAGCCTCTGATCGGGTGACCACAATACGTGCCGCGATTGCTGATGACGCCAGACCCAGCGATCTGAATCGCCCAGGTCATGTTTTCCCGTTACGTGCGCAGCCGGGCGGTGTGCTGGTGCGTGGCGGGCATACCGAAGCCACTATCGATCTGATGACACTGGCGGGACTGAAGCCAGCCGGGGTACTGTGCGAGCTGACGAACGATGATGGCTCTATGGCGCGGGCACCGCAATGTGTTGCATTTGCCCGTCAGCACAATATGCCGGTGGTAACCATTGCTGATCTGATTGCCTGGCGTCGTCAGCATGAACAGCAAGCCAGCTGA
- a CDS encoding accessory factor UbiK family protein: MIDPKKIEQLARQIHESIPKSLRDFGEDMEKKIRQILQSQLTRLDLVSREEFDVQTEVLLRTREKLALLEQRMSQLENRLAMTEPTEKANSPDTP; this comes from the coding sequence ATGATTGACCCGAAAAAAATCGAGCAACTCGCCCGCCAGATCCATGAATCTATCCCAAAAAGTCTTCGTGATTTTGGTGAGGATATGGAGAAAAAGATCCGTCAGATACTTCAGAGCCAGTTAACCCGCCTGGATTTGGTCAGCCGTGAAGAGTTTGATGTGCAGACTGAAGTGTTGCTGCGCACCCGCGAAAAACTGGCTTTACTGGAACAGCGTATGAGTCAACTGGAAAATCGTCTCGCGATGACCGAGCCCACAGAAAAAGCAAACTCACCGGATACCCCGTAA